In one Candidatus Lokiarchaeota archaeon genomic region, the following are encoded:
- a CDS encoding class II aldolase/adducin family protein, with protein sequence MYETEKQVMLETCAEMLDRDLVVGSSGNVSLRVKDHVIITPSGVEYRVMTPYDLIVIDLEGNKVEGKKEPSIETEMHLEVYGHRGDIGSIVHTHSVYATAMALLYKSLPPIVDELVPTLGGKIAVTDYSKAGTRGLAQAVADAVKDRDATLIGNHGALCVGNSLREALDSAILLERACKIYMIAAQVGKPSQLPEDVVTEERHKWVESHQMSL encoded by the coding sequence TTGTATGAAACGGAAAAGCAGGTTATGTTAGAAACTTGTGCAGAAATGCTTGATCGGGATTTGGTTGTTGGATCCTCAGGAAATGTGAGTCTTCGAGTGAAGGATCATGTCATCATCACACCAAGCGGTGTAGAATATCGTGTGATGACTCCTTACGATCTTATTGTGATCGATCTAGAGGGCAATAAAGTTGAGGGGAAGAAGGAACCTAGTATCGAGACGGAGATGCATTTGGAGGTATATGGGCATAGAGGAGATATTGGCTCCATTGTGCACACACATAGTGTGTATGCAACAGCCATGGCTCTTCTCTATAAATCCCTACCCCCTATTGTTGATGAACTGGTTCCTACTCTTGGTGGTAAGATTGCAGTTACTGACTATTCAAAAGCAGGAACTCGCGGCTTAGCCCAGGCTGTTGCAGATGCAGTAAAAGACCGAGATGCTACATTGATTGGCAATCACGGAGCATTGTGTGTTGGTAATTCGCTTCGTGAAGCCCTTGATTCTGCTATCCTTCTTGAACGGGCTTGCAAAATCTACATGATTGCAGCTCAGGTGGGAAAACCTTCTCAGCTTCCTGAAGATGTCGTCACAGAAGAACGCCATAAGTGGGTCGAATCGCATCAGATGAGCCTTTGA
- a CDS encoding ATP-binding cassette domain-containing protein, with translation MLTQQGLSNALLHAENLAVKYPNGELALYDVDFEIDAPSFTAIIGPNGSGKSTLMKTILGLLEPFRGSIEMFGFDSVENKDEIRKLVRYVPQRDRIEFNVPMKVKDIVLMGRLLKKSPPRFASSKDKERAHEALKQVNMNHLWDHPFPELSGGQRQRVLVARALASEGPVLMLDEPLAGTDIASQDMIVDALDQYHREHDVSVLMVTHDLNPIHTMVDDVLLLKNTVVGVGEPCSIMDPDLIKEVYGPSARIVEHSGHRYCVTKDSGLDRHA, from the coding sequence ATTCTGACACAGCAAGGACTCTCCAATGCATTATTGCATGCAGAGAATCTGGCCGTGAAATATCCTAATGGTGAGCTTGCGCTTTACGATGTGGATTTTGAAATCGATGCACCATCATTTACTGCTATAATTGGACCCAATGGTTCTGGAAAAAGCACATTGATGAAGACCATTCTTGGATTGCTAGAACCGTTCCGTGGGTCAATCGAGATGTTTGGATTTGATTCTGTAGAAAATAAAGATGAAATTCGAAAGCTCGTGCGATATGTGCCACAGCGCGATCGCATTGAATTTAACGTGCCTATGAAGGTGAAAGATATCGTGCTGATGGGCCGGCTATTAAAGAAATCACCTCCACGATTTGCCTCGAGCAAGGACAAGGAACGGGCACATGAAGCCTTGAAACAGGTAAACATGAATCACCTGTGGGATCATCCGTTTCCCGAATTATCCGGTGGTCAGCGGCAACGGGTACTGGTTGCTCGAGCACTTGCAAGTGAGGGTCCTGTTCTGATGTTGGATGAGCCTTTGGCCGGTACTGACATAGCTAGTCAGGACATGATTGTTGATGCACTAGACCAATACCATCGAGAACACGATGTCAGCGTACTAATGGTGACACACGATCTTAACCCGATTCATACAATGGTAGACGATGTACTTCTCCTCAAGAACACAGTCGTCGGTGTCGGAGAGCCATGTAGCATAATGGACCCAGATCTCATCAAGGAAGTATATGGTCCCTCAGCGAGAATCGTTGAACACTCCGGCCATAGATACTGTGTCACAAAAGACTCGGGGCTTGATAGACATGCTTAA
- a CDS encoding ABC transporter permease has product MVPQRESLNTPAIDTVSQKTRGLIDMLNLLQTILQSPFLQRALIGAFLIAVLASTSGTFLVFRGLSFMTAGVAHAALGGAALGLFLQESGLVPWFDPILGALMFSIFVAIVTGYAGESGIAQKMEVAVGVSFALSMSLAVFLMYYIPPTKVPQIWGYLTGDILLLDNLDIILLGATTVVLVFLTALFRQEFVYVSVDMEGSTAHGLNTKAYHYLMLITAALAISLATKAVGAILVYAIVVAPAAASNEVFNSVRGVIVAVFGIALLSQLVGITASFTFRTSPSAIAGILAAMSYLVAVQIKKLRDRARIEERIDESRAPSRTRTSEHSPSTEPADQ; this is encoded by the coding sequence ATGGTCCCTCAGCGAGAATCGTTGAACACTCCGGCCATAGATACTGTGTCACAAAAGACTCGGGGCTTGATAGACATGCTTAATCTTCTTCAGACCATATTACAGAGTCCGTTTCTACAGCGCGCCTTGATTGGTGCCTTTCTCATAGCTGTACTGGCATCTACATCTGGAACTTTCCTGGTATTCCGGGGGTTATCATTCATGACGGCAGGTGTTGCTCATGCGGCACTCGGTGGTGCAGCCCTTGGATTGTTTCTACAGGAGTCGGGGCTTGTTCCTTGGTTTGATCCTATTCTGGGTGCCCTTATGTTTAGCATCTTTGTAGCCATCGTAACGGGATATGCTGGTGAGTCAGGTATTGCACAAAAAATGGAAGTGGCTGTAGGTGTCTCCTTTGCATTATCTATGAGTCTCGCTGTCTTTCTGATGTATTATATTCCTCCAACCAAAGTTCCTCAGATCTGGGGGTATTTGACAGGTGATATCCTTCTCCTTGATAACCTTGACATAATCCTACTTGGAGCAACTACTGTGGTGCTGGTTTTTCTCACAGCGTTGTTCCGACAAGAATTCGTGTATGTTAGTGTTGATATGGAAGGGTCAACTGCCCATGGGCTCAACACCAAGGCATACCACTACCTCATGTTGATTACGGCGGCGTTAGCTATCTCACTTGCGACAAAGGCTGTCGGAGCTATTCTCGTCTATGCTATTGTAGTCGCGCCAGCTGCTGCATCAAATGAAGTTTTCAATTCTGTGCGAGGGGTGATTGTTGCTGTTTTTGGCATTGCCCTGCTTTCTCAACTCGTTGGAATTACTGCTTCATTCACGTTTAGAACTTCTCCGAGTGCAATTGCTGGCATTCTAGCAGCTATGTCTTATCTTGTTGCGGTTCAAATCAAGAAGCTTCGTGATCGAGCAAGAATCGAGGAACGGATAGATGAATCTCGTGCTCCATCTCGTACAAGGACTTCAGAACACAGCCCCAGCACGGAGCCTGCAGACCAATAA
- a CDS encoding archaeal proteasome endopeptidase complex subunit alpha, protein MFGMSRKGYDRSTSIFSPEGRIFAAEYAKKAVEQGATSIGIRCEEGVVLLAEKKVMPLQEPDSVEKISKIDEHIGVATSGFMADARALIQEARVKAQSYWLTYEESIPAEALADHICDLKAQFTQGGGARPYGVAMIIGSVDDNGSPKLFVTDPVGTYWGFFAAVIGRGNAEAGEYLKEHYDEELNITESTNLALNALKAATQSDLTVDNVEIAHVGVSTSMFKKLSNDEIAKLLEQNSEAAK, encoded by the coding sequence ATGTTTGGAATGTCCCGCAAGGGATATGATAGGTCTACTAGCATATTTAGCCCGGAAGGTCGTATTTTCGCTGCTGAATATGCGAAGAAGGCTGTCGAACAAGGTGCCACATCTATTGGCATACGGTGTGAGGAAGGAGTGGTTCTGTTGGCTGAGAAGAAAGTCATGCCATTACAGGAACCCGACAGCGTCGAGAAGATCTCCAAGATTGATGAGCACATAGGTGTTGCAACTTCTGGCTTCATGGCAGATGCAAGAGCACTGATACAAGAGGCCAGAGTCAAAGCGCAATCCTATTGGTTGACATATGAAGAATCAATACCTGCAGAAGCTCTTGCTGATCATATTTGCGATTTGAAGGCTCAATTCACTCAAGGTGGCGGTGCCAGACCCTATGGGGTTGCAATGATAATTGGTTCCGTTGATGACAATGGAAGCCCGAAACTATTCGTCACCGATCCCGTGGGCACTTATTGGGGCTTTTTTGCCGCCGTCATTGGTAGAGGCAACGCAGAAGCTGGTGAGTATCTGAAGGAGCATTATGACGAGGAATTGAATATTACAGAATCAACGAATCTAGCACTCAATGCTTTGAAAGCTGCTACTCAATCTGATTTGACTGTGGACAACGTCGAAATCGCTCATGTTGGGGTAAGTACTAGCATGTTCAAGAAACTATCAAACGACGAAATTGCCAAGCTACTTGAGCAGAACTCAGAAGCAGCGAAATAA
- a CDS encoding ribosome assembly factor SBDS, with the protein MQRKSGEEWLDLDAVVVGLKRGHLNFEIFVDPDLAFKFRRGEDVPLESVLKSYDLYEDARRGEHASDDLAEDFFGSSDIFDIAPEIIKRGKFKLTHEQRKQLKEEKTEEIIENISKKAMNPKTGHPHPPDRIRQAMEEAKVNVDPFVRVEEQVPRIVKALRVIIPISFESVKLRIMIPAAYAGKGYNVVANTGVITEESWDRDGSWNGLVEIPASQRQDLYDELNKLTKGQVRIELVR; encoded by the coding sequence TTGCAGCGAAAGTCAGGTGAAGAATGGTTAGACCTTGATGCAGTAGTTGTTGGATTGAAGAGAGGTCATCTCAACTTCGAAATCTTCGTAGACCCTGATTTGGCATTCAAATTCAGACGTGGTGAGGATGTCCCACTTGAATCCGTGCTGAAATCATATGATCTCTATGAAGATGCTCGCCGAGGAGAACATGCTTCCGATGATTTAGCAGAGGATTTCTTTGGCAGTAGTGACATCTTCGATATTGCCCCAGAGATAATCAAACGTGGCAAGTTCAAGCTTACACATGAACAACGAAAACAACTCAAAGAAGAGAAAACTGAGGAAATCATTGAGAACATATCCAAGAAAGCAATGAATCCCAAGACAGGCCACCCCCACCCTCCTGATCGAATACGACAAGCAATGGAGGAAGCAAAAGTCAACGTGGATCCATTTGTCCGAGTTGAAGAACAGGTACCTCGGATAGTCAAAGCATTGCGTGTTATTATCCCAATCTCCTTTGAAAGCGTCAAGCTTAGAATCATGATTCCAGCTGCGTATGCCGGAAAAGGTTACAATGTTGTTGCAAATACCGGCGTCATCACAGAGGAGTCTTGGGATCGTGATGGGTCTTGGAATGGCCTTGTTGAAATCCCTGCCTCTCAGAGACAGGATTTGTATGACGAATTGAACAAGCTCACAAAGGGCCAAGTCAGAATAGAACTAGTCAGATAG
- a CDS encoding RNA-binding protein (forms a homotrimeric complex that covers the face of the exosome RNA-processing complex; involved in substrate/cofactor recruitment and regulated processing) — MATFFENREIVVPGQLLAEGRYRSSFGTYVSADDEVFSALVGLAELRGNTVRVVPLHGVYIPREGDRVIGTINFVAGNNWKVDIGGPYGASLHANNALRKPYDDDISKYYDVGDVIAAEVATYDRTTGPYLSMKGRGLRKLKGGTIVEVSPAKIPRVIGRKGSMINMIKGKLDIQAMVGQNGRIWIRGGDLDSLQIAKKAFKMVADQSHTKNLTDRVAQMIDEELAKMHQNDETEETEESSAPEDGEETEDEEEMEEVNE; from the coding sequence ATGGCAACATTCTTCGAGAATCGCGAAATAGTTGTACCTGGGCAGCTTCTTGCCGAGGGAAGATATAGGTCGTCTTTTGGTACCTATGTGTCAGCAGACGATGAAGTCTTCTCAGCTCTTGTCGGACTGGCTGAGCTGCGTGGGAACACAGTACGAGTCGTGCCTCTTCATGGCGTATATATTCCAAGAGAGGGCGACAGAGTTATCGGTACCATTAATTTTGTTGCCGGTAACAATTGGAAAGTAGACATCGGAGGCCCATATGGTGCCTCGTTGCATGCTAATAACGCACTAAGGAAACCTTACGATGATGATATCTCCAAGTATTATGATGTGGGGGATGTCATTGCCGCAGAGGTTGCAACCTATGATAGAACAACCGGTCCTTACCTATCAATGAAAGGCAGAGGGCTGAGAAAACTCAAGGGTGGAACGATTGTCGAGGTCAGCCCTGCAAAGATTCCACGCGTCATCGGACGAAAAGGTTCTATGATTAACATGATAAAGGGCAAACTCGACATCCAAGCTATGGTTGGCCAGAATGGCCGAATCTGGATTAGAGGTGGAGACCTCGATTCATTGCAAATCGCTAAGAAGGCTTTCAAAATGGTTGCTGACCAATCTCACACCAAAAATCTGACAGATAGAGTCGCTCAGATGATTGATGAAGAATTAGCGAAAATGCATCAGAATGATGAAACAGAAGAAACTGAAGAATCCTCGGCGCCTGAAGATGGCGAAGAGACTGAAGATGAAGAAGAAATGGAGGAAGTGAATGAATAA